From the genome of Polypterus senegalus isolate Bchr_013 chromosome 8, ASM1683550v1, whole genome shotgun sequence:
acaCTTTGGTGATTAAATAACCTTTTTTCAATTTGGATTTCAGTGGATTTATCCTCAACGTTTGACCCAAAtatcactcgggctgtaaaattaCCAGTAGCATTAGGGTCAAGCGTTGCTCGGGAAACAATATAGGTGTGTCTTGTGTAAGCAACCGGCCCGAGTGTTATCCAGGCAACGGTGCAGACACGTCTTCTCCtggcctcataatggcgtctcataagaaatgtttttcagcagcccaggtgttgcacgctCTTGACAGTGATGACAAGGTgagtctgtcttcaggcagtgaaactgaaacggACAATGGAATCAAAAGTGATTCtaatgaatctgaaagtgacactcGCACCTGTGCAGTGTGCTATTCAAAAGttgatcagtctggaaagaaaatctccAAGGAATCGCACTGCTATTGTCCTGACTGATGTTGAATTGTGTGTTTCACTAcgcttcaagatataccacacaaatgacacattttgacaGCATATACAATATTagccttattttttattatcattcattattattatttgtcattattatactttctgcaCTTCTGACTtcgtacttttagtgttttgtatgttttacagtagaaagatgagatttaaggAGGTTAAAGATACATTTCACATGATTTGCTTGGCACACTGTTGATATTCAATATCAGTATAACCAGAGATAAAATGTCTCCTAAAATGGATAAATGAGTGttctataattttaaatattatttgaaaatgatgaCAGTGTGCAGTTCATTAATATAGCTATCAAAATGCGACCAAATAACCTCGTCAGTTGGGTCAATCACACGTGATCAGCTTATTTTGTTACTGAAATGTTTTGACAACGGTCATTCTGCTGATGCCCTAATTGTCAAAACTGGCAAAATGATCAAGTTGAGTGCATTTTTATTGTGGATTTTAAGAAGAACTTGTTAATAATTTCAACTAGCATTTATTACATCTTGTGCCTTAATGTCAATATTGAGGCTGGGGATTGAGAAataatcttttgtttttcattttaaacttcataCAGGAGTCAAACGTCACTGCTgttttgaatgtggcaaacaattttcaaaaaagtGTAATCTTCAGATCCACACAAGGATTCACACTGGGGAAAAGCCATATCGCTGTTTGGAATGTGACAAACGATTCTGTAGCAGTAGTGATCTTCGGAAGCACACCAAAacacacactggagagaagccatattgttgttctgaatgtggcaaacagtttctgaaaaggaGCAATCTTCAGACCCAtacaagaattcatactggagagaagccattttgctgttCGGAATGTGACAAACAATTCTGTGACAGCAGTTCTCTTAAGAAACACACaaggattcacactggagagaagccattttgctgttcagaatgtgacaAACGATTCCGTAGCAGTAGTGATCTTCGGAAACACAACAGAATTCACACCAGGACTCCCTCACTGCTTGTAACAAAGTCCAAGCTAAAAATCAATTTGCAGTTTCTATCTTCTCCAACGGTTTTGGAATAACCAACTGGCTGAAAAATGATCTTTATAAAGTAGACAACAAGGTGAGAAAACTGCTGCTTGCCTAGTTACAATTTTACCAGAACTGCTGTATTCTGAGGGATTATATCCCAACATCAGAAACTGAAATTGACTACACTTCTAGGTTAGCAAACTGGACTACAGACTTCCTTATTAAACTCTAAGGAAccacatgtagaaaaagtgtttacCCACAAATCAAGTAAACCGAAGACGAGCTCCATATTCAAACTTACTCATCTGCTTTGACAAAATGAATGACAGAAAGTCAACCAGTTTGTGTACAGATGGTTGCTACATAGTAGGAACaagagtttaaaaaattaaaccactGGAAGAGAAGAAACAATTGACAAGACCATAAACATAGTGTTAAAGATGCAGCCCTTTTGGAATAGCCTCATGTGGACAAGGAACTTAACCCCTTATGAACATTCCATGAGTAACTATGACTA
Proteins encoded in this window:
- the LOC120533465 gene encoding gastrula zinc finger protein XlCGF7.1-like gives rise to the protein MDVKKEECEVDTNTMELRTVSIKEEDCEGEPFDPNQENLCIKDEDYELVTVGIKEEAEEMSFSIEMHRHKILQCGDVKTRSESLQSDVNRTEEISCVRTREDQPTHCSEIRVKRHCCFECGKQFSKKCNLQIHTRIHTGEKPYRCLECDKRFCSSSDLRKHTKTHTGEKPYCCSECGKQFLKRSNLQTHTRIHTGEKPFCCSECDKQFCDSSSLKKHTRIHTGEKPFCCSECDKRFRSSSDLRKHNRIHTRTPSLLVTKSKLKINLQFLSSPTVLE